A single window of Pieris napi chromosome 8, ilPieNapi1.2, whole genome shotgun sequence DNA harbors:
- the LOC125052031 gene encoding uncharacterized protein LOC125052031 isoform X2, with protein MKTKQPKEETDKSIDEDTVEPKTRARKKASDLEEEKSKASQDEAKIPQETKKPVAKPKGVIRKRPLGIRKTKKLRSKKVPVIKKNVIKQKAKRGRKPLKKPDNSQEKEAIPLIPASEIKKEPVDDTTPNSRSSSPKTAGRRSRLSSDMLMMKSVLGDSPSSLILGPRTSPYSMRSERSNSPSLFEGKNLRSGKPRKLKNNLLNEVVIKEQKKRTRLPSDSKQEMPDSSEDCKRIKRGRSCSRDGSEISKCSDITESDISLNETLTEPDKELNKKTDKPKTELDVDIDTNVQISTIEKVPSPNVDSKSEIKLDPEPSSLEKDKRRLSLKRSTSLDSDNNNSNRVKINNLNTADIELKLFETENDKLLEDRSSILNCMSKTFNSKEVSKNIRKARRGKKTATTPRAGANQVGKSNSLDTEISEPIDTVDSLSKEITDLIHNLDQNIDCDQESTIESNSMVVDQMQSKSVRQFYGLSKPLGDNNSIVSETPAKEKEPSMQIANEGTPIKDDSENIRLHYEDSEEKSSESKPEITYKRATVASIDKLMDRLKEFEEFDKRRKRQQSESKSNDKTVMVTNDVVLIPKSGADIKPLKDMQPEKSPERFIEKENVLSCFENNSAISIVKRDQVRRSIEVDLPNSVTLIKRNSVSARKESTSSNHSKESDAISIFEKSLGKDVTLTEIRKSVDKPVPSPQVDLHQFATLQPNNPTQTIGGVTLDSSQISITPRNVESKLNCSDIQIMKRNSRESISRKSSGSSADIDDKMATLEKIKSPQQIKKFDISITPTPVAVRSPEVTQPVETEALAPPLVDVRSTPENISSSETVQAKMETVDIPTAVTDVTKTIVKSEEKIDAKPAEDVKKLEPSVAEKPEEAKTVQHNKPKTETSVKIEDQKLSKPVTRTKSRSSTEMPGPSNLLHETPESQKRKENVLRTLGLLTHKAANEAKAKKLKEKELIYGANYNIMGKGKASKSDYTGTLKTVIKLNRGEKKRHRSSLKMTFQKSKHRGKPLVEVGEAGCDDEAYYTIERREGVAGATLDGGHRKSHYNTEAAPEPDPKETVNLVIPEKASSFSIHPGRLCMDQCFYCGGKFGLFDTPCHIAQMKSSERQKKVLDNEEKLTIDSCLCDACYRHVDRRANCPSYRKRPMGKPLDLPQPPSPPNNAGTDKPVSPPLEEESEEEPSEAPGRLATCHTSGCVLPAEHSIRRKWLIKMRSSVNKLLKLDGDYPGLHTIPLCGEHYRILVPLMACVLCRRRLTKHHNLHFIHHGYTDLNPMLKEAGIPVQFTERPVLCKVCRYYCTLLQRPGHNDNHARAYRRKLLEIYNIDIPPELEQQTEDTSALEDCNNVANRQKKKTKIKIKQRKSTEPETSESSERTTESSPEKEKLMEEIEPHKNTHLEEDIESLISSNKIPVPGAKPPESAQSDCSESEMAVDETQMIGVDKQTELRYLLQKQNNPARFQNLNLTQKSRNILKVQNVGIQKVGQQHRIADKNVKRIQKLGQIVAHKEKPKKETEIEEFEADKSEDVIKNISLNDECTIETIPNKRPADINTLKNKWQLSESFSQVKKNLSELSKKVDKDPKKLSESKYSNPVKRLETNPSISVRELFPGEEEMNLQCNVEFNNVKGVTPAGWEKCNSLIQFDVETKKLWNDLQRPYGNQSSFLRHLILLEKYFRSGDLILSHNASPHAANYSNSMQKRLKAYDNVATPAETPKTSSLIEFRKKPSVNGKSLLKSSQNPEKKFMPPPDFTKPSPKSKKTKQLPPELIAINTPNAQGRKAIQNVLHNIQQLVKGVSASDPTEVAAAPLPPPKFEPPKEKKEPPKEQKEKKETPKEPKERKEPKKQKSNNKGWRPTLMPITQENVAKIAREPLKTAVDGHSLPSLVQVISSGNRYHISFEDYNKMCLIRKERQQRLHEKKSTKPSTEETSVVTEVQTSAMLGNGGTVVQNITTEKDEKTDAQLTTNAATILKNVGLKNITIAPIPPKTSTMTSQTLSLVTSQPLSIVTPQIITSAVKPLTAVDNSMSLPKIPKSLTVIPQVVPQIVPVVTTAPSQTDSRP; from the exons ATGAAAACTAAACAGCCTAAAGAAGAAACCGACAAGAGTATTGATGAGGATACTGTTGAGCCAAAAACTCGAGCAAGAAAGAAGGCCTCAGACTTGGAAGAAGAGAAATCAAAAGCAAGTCAGGATGAAGCTAAAATTCCTCAAGAAACTAAAAAGCCAGTGGCAAAACCTAAAGGTGTAATAAGGAAACGGCCACTTGGTATccgaaaaacaaaaaaattaagaagtaAAAAGGTTCCAGTcataaagaaaaatgttatCAAACAAAAAGCAAAAAGAGGTAGGAAACCATTAAAGAAGCCTGATAATTCTCAAGAGAAGGAAGCAATCCCTTTGATACCTGcttctgaaattaaaaaagagcCAGTTGACGATACTACACCCAACTCTAGGTCATCCAGTCCTAAAACAGCAGGTCGTCGGTCCAGACTAAGCTCTGATATGCTCATGATGAAATCTGTTCTTGGAGACTCTCCTAGTAGCTTGATTCTTGGTCCCCGCACAAGCCCATATTCTATGCGGTCTGAAAGAAGTAATAGTCCTTCATTGTTTGAAGGCAAAAACTTGAGGAGTGGGAAACCTAGAAAGTTAAAGAACAATCTTTTAAATGAAGTAGTGATTAAAGAACAAAAGAAGCGGACAAGGCTCCCATCAGATTCAAAACAAGAAATGCCAGATTCTTCAGAAGACtgtaaaagaataaaaagGGGTCGCTCCTGCTCTCGAGATGGAAGTGAAATCTCAAAATGCTCAGATATTACAGAGTCTGACATAAGCTTAAATGAAACGCTTACTGAACCTGATAAGGAGCTCAACAAGAAAACAGATAAACCTAAGACTGAACTAGACGTAGATATTGATACTAATGTACAGATCTCAACTATTGAAAAAGTGCCTTCCCCAAATGTTGACTCCAAATCAGAAATAAAGCTTGACCCAGAACCTAGTTCCTTAGAGAAAGACAAAAGAAGATTGAGCTTAAAAAGAAGTACTTCATTAGATTCTGACAACAATAATAGTAATAGAGTTAagattaacaatttaaatacagCAGATATTGAACTCAAATTGTTTGAGACTGAAAATGATAAGCTTTTAGAGGATCGtagtagtattttaaattgtatgtcCAAGACATTTAATTCAAAGGAAGTTTCCAAAAATATAAGGAAAGCAAGAAGAGGAAAGAAGACTGCCACAACACCACGGGCCGGGGCCAATCAAGTAGGGAAAAGTAACTCTTTAGATACTGAAATATCAGAGCCTATAGATACTGTTGACAGTTTGTCTAAAGAGATCACTGATCTCATTCACAACTTGGACCAGAACATAGACTGTGATCAGGAAAGCACAATTGAGAGTAATTCAATGGTAGTTGATCAGATGCAATCAAAATCAGTTCGCCAATTCTATGGATTATCAAAACCTTTAGGAGATAACAACAGTATTGTTAGTGAAACTCCCGCTAAAGAAAAAGAACCTAGCATGCAAATTGCCAATGAAGGCACACCCATCAAGGATGATAGTGAAAATATAAGATTGCACTATGAAGATTCAGAAGAAAAATCTTCAGAAAGTAAGCCAGAAATAACTTACAAACGTGCAACAGTAGCTAGCATAGATAAGTTAATGGATAGACTGAAAGAGTTTGAAGAGTTTGATAAGCGAAGGAAGAGACAACAATCAGAATCCAAATCAAATGATAAGACCGTCATGGTTACAAACGACGTCGTTCTAATACCAAAGTCTGGGGCAGACATTAAGCCCTTAAAAGATATGCAACCTGAGAAATCACCAGAAAGGTTTATcgaaaaagaaaatgttttaagcTGTTTCGAAAATAACTCTGCTATTTCTATAGTTAAACGGGATCAAGTTCGTCGGTCAATAGAGGTCGATCTTCCGAATTCAGTTACCTTAATAAAACGAAACAGCGTCAGTGCGCGCAAAGAATCTACCAGTTCCAATCACTCAAAGGAATCAGATGCCATtagtatatttgaaaaatccCTGGGCAAAGATGTGACATTGACAGAAATACGGAAATCGGTTGATAAACCGGTACCGTCGCCACAAGTCGACTTACATCAGTTTGCAACTTTACAACCCAACAATCCTACACAAACCATAGGCGGAGTTACACTAGATTCCAGCCAAATATCTATAACACCCCGAAATGTGGAATCGAAATTAAATTGTTCTGATATTCAAATTATGAAGCGTAATTCCAGAGAGTCTATATCGCGGAAGTCGTCTGGCTCGAGCGCCGATATAGATGATAAAATGGCTACATTGGAGAAAATTAAATCACCACAACAAATCAAAAAGTTTGATATTTCCATAACGCCAACGCCCGTCGCTGTGAGGTCGCCCGAGGTGACACAGCCTGTTGAAACCGAAGCATTAGCACCTCCTTTGGTGGATGTTAGGTCAACTCCTGAAAACATATCCAGTTCCGAAACTGTTCAAGCAAAAATGGAAACTGTTGACATCCCTACAGCTGTTACTGATGTAACTAAGACCATCGTAAAATCCGAAGAGAAAATTGACGCAAAGCCGGCAGAGGATGTCAAAAAGCTTGAGCCATCCGTGGCTGAGAAGCCCGAAGAAGCCAAAACTGTACAACATAACAAACCCAAAACTGAGACCTCCGTCAAAATAGAAGACCAGAAGTTATCAAAGCCGGTTACGAGAACCAAATCGCGTAGTTCAACGGAAATGCCGGGACCTAGCAACCTTCTTCACGAGACACCAGAGAGTCAAAAACGAAAGGAGAACGTGCTAAGAACGTTAGGTTTATTAACACATAAAGCAGCAAATGAAGCTAAAGCAAAGAAATTGAAAGAAAAGGAGCTAATTTATGGGGCAAACTACAATATCATGGGGAAGGGAAAAGCCTCAAAGTCGGATTATACGGGCACTTTGAAGACTGTGATAAAATTGAATCGAGGTGAAAAGAAGAGACACAGGAGTTCCCTAAAAATGACCTTTCAGAAAAGCAAACATCGGGGCAAGCCATTGGTGGAGGTTGGAGAAGCTGGCTGCGATGACGAAGCCTACTACACCATAGAAAGGCGAGAG GGTGTCGCAGGCGCAACATTGGACGGTGGGCACAGAAAGTCACATTACA ACACAGAAGCGGCACCCGAACCGGATCCAAAGGAAACGGTTAATCTGGTTATCCCGGAGAAGGCGTCTTCATTCAGCATCCACCCTGGACGGTTGTGTATGGACCAGTGTTTCTATTGTGGCGGAAAATTCGGACTGTTTGACACGCCCTGTCATATCGCGCAGATGAAGAGTAGCGAGAGACAGAAGAAAGTGCTTGACA ACGAAGAAAAGTTGACAATTGACAGTTGTCTATGTGACGCGTGCTATCGTCATGTGGACCGCAGAGCCAACTGCCCATCATACAGGAAGCGGCCCATGGGCAAACCATTAGATTTACCGCAGCCTCCCTCCCCGCCTAATAATGC AGGTACTGATAAGCCAGTAAGCCCCCCTCTGGAAGAAGAGAGCGAAGAGGAACCATCAGAGGCTCCGGGAAGACTGGCCACCTGTCACACGAGTGGGTGTGTCCTACCCGCGGAGCATTCCATACGACGCAAGTGGCTTATTAAGATGAGATCCAGTGTTAATAAGCTG CTCAAGCTAGACGGAGACTACCCCGGCCTGCACACGATACCATTATGCGGCGAGCATTACCGAATTCTGGTACCGCTGATGGCTTGTGTTCTGTGCCGTCGACGGCTGACCAAACACCACAATTTACATTTCATACATCAT GGCTACACAGATTTGAACCCAATGCTAAAAGAAGCCGGGATTCCCGTGCAGTTCACCGAAAGACCAGTTCTTTGTAAGGTGTGTCGGTATTACTGCACTTTGCTACAACGACCCGGCCATAATGATAACCACGCCAGAGCTTACCGACGGAa ATTGCTTGAGATCTACAATATAGACATACCACCCGAATTAGAACAACAGACAGAAGACACCTCCGCATTAGAAGACTGTAACAATGTTGCCAACCGACAGAAAaagaaaaccaaaataaagataaagcAACGCAAATCCACTGAACCAGAAACGAGTGAATCGTCCGAAAGAACAACAGAAAGTTCGCCAGAAAAAGAGAAGTTAATGGAAGAAATAGAACCGCATAAGAATACTCATTTAGAGGAAGATATAGAGAGCCTCATATCATCCAATAAGATACCAGTTCCCGGAGCGAAGCCGCCCGAATCGGCCCAAAGTGACTGCTCCGAATCAGAAATGGCAGTAGATGAGACTCAAATGATAGGCGTGGACAAACAAACAGAATTACGATACCTCCTACAGAAACAAAACAATCCAGCGCGGTTCCAAAACTTAAATCTCACCCAGAAAAGCCGGAATATACTTAAAGTGCAGAATGTTGGCATACAAAAGGTTGGACAGCAGCACAGAATTGCCGATAAGAATGTTAAGAGGATACAAAAGCTCGGTCAGATCGTCGCGCACAAGGAGAAACCCAAGAAAGAGACTGAAATAGAAGAATTCGAGGCGGACAAGTCAGAAGacgtaattaaaaacatttcccTAAACGATGAATGTACGATCGAGACTATACCAAACAAACGACCGGCCGATATCAATACGTTGAAGAACAAATGGCAGTTGTCAGAAAGCTTCAGCCAAGTCAAGAAGAACCTCAGCGAGCTGTCTAAAAAGGTCGACAAAGATCCGAAGAAGCTTTCGGAATCAAAATACTCAAATCCAGTCAAGAGACTAGAAACAAATCCATCCATATCCGTACGAGAATTATTCCCTGGCGAAGAAGAAATGAACCTTCAGTGCAATGTTGAGTTTAATAACGTCAAGGGGGTCACTCCAGCCGGCTGGGAGAAGTGTAACTCTCTTATACAATTCGATGTGGAAACGAAAAAGTTGTGGAACGATCTACAGAGGCCCTACGGAAACCAATCGAGTTTCCTTCGACATCTGATTTTGTTGGAGAAGTACTTCAGGAGTGGGGACTTGATTTTATCCCATAACGCATCCCCTCACGCCGCCAACTACAGTAATTCCATGCAAAAACGATTGAAGGCGTACGATAACGTGGCGACTCCGGCCGAAACACCGAAGACGTCCAGCCTCATCGAATTCCGGAAGAAACCGTCGGTGAACGGAAAGAGTTTGCTGAAATCGAGCCAAAACCCTGAAAAGAAATTCATGCCGCCTCCAGATTTTACAAAACCTTCCCCCAaatcgaagaaaactaaacAGTTGCCCCCAGAATTAATAGCTATTAACACACCAAACGCTCAAGGAAGGAAGGCCATACAAAATGTATTGCACAACATTCAACAATTGGTCAAGGGCGTGTCGGCCTCGGACCCTACAGAAGTGGCCGCTGCCCCTTTGCCCCCACCGAAGTTTGAGCCTCCAAAAGAAAAGAAGGAACCCCCTAAAGAGCAGAAAGAAAAGAAGGAAACACCGAAGGAACCGAAAGAAAGGAAAGAGCCTAAGAAACAAAAGTCTAATAACAAGGGTTGGAGACCTACACTGATGCCCATAACTCAG